In the genome of Flexistipes sinusarabici DSM 4947, one region contains:
- the csx20 gene encoding CRISPR-associated protein Csx20, whose amino-acid sequence MNYYKTNKNLLLIFSHSLTNVQIEDAHSMNITSFVYLPDDLQNIWSNIRPEGDLPVSDLDRIVDWIDANSSKGDFALVQGDFGATYYIVNRCFDMGLIPVYSTTKRIASEESISASEVGKQSVFEHVNFRRYVK is encoded by the coding sequence ATGAATTACTATAAAACGAATAAAAACTTACTCCTTATTTTTTCGCATTCTCTGACCAATGTTCAGATTGAAGATGCTCATTCGATGAATATTACAAGTTTTGTTTATTTGCCGGATGATTTGCAGAACATTTGGTCAAATATAAGACCTGAAGGTGATTTACCGGTTTCAGATCTAGATCGAATAGTCGACTGGATTGATGCTAACTCAAGCAAGGGGGATTTTGCGTTGGTTCAAGGTGATTTTGGTGCAACTTATTATATAGTTAATAGGTGCTTTGATATGGGATTGATTCCTGTCTATTCTACAACAAAACGTATTGCATCCGAAGAGAGTATATCTGCAAGTGAAGTTGGAAAACAGAGTGTTTTTGAGCATGTTAATTTTAGAAGATATGTAAAATAA